One genomic segment of Elgaria multicarinata webbii isolate HBS135686 ecotype San Diego chromosome 9, rElgMul1.1.pri, whole genome shotgun sequence includes these proteins:
- the ARL1 gene encoding ADP-ribosylation factor-like protein 1, whose translation MGGFFSTIFSSLFGTREMRILILGLDGAGKTTILYRLQVGEVVTTIPTIGFNVETVTYKNLKFQVWDLGGQTSIRPYWRCYYSNTDAVIYVVDSCDRDRIGISKSELVAMLEEEELKKAILVVFANKQDMEQAMTPTEMANALGLPALKDRKWQIFKTSATKGTGLDEAMEWLVETLKSRQ comes from the exons ATGG GTGGCTTTTTTTCAACCATTTTTTCCAGTTTATTTGGTACACGGGAGATGAGAATTTTAATCTTGGGATTAGATGGAGCAGGAAAGACCACGATTCTCTACAGATTACAAGTTGGAGAAGTTGTGACTACCATTCCTA CAATTGGTTTTAATGTAGAAACAGTAACCTACAAGAATCTGAAGTTTCAAGTCTGGGACTTGGGAGGACAGACAAGCATCAG ACCCTATTGGAGATGTTACTATTCTAATACAGATGCAGTAATCTATGTAGTGGACAGCTGTGACAGAGACAGAATTGGAATTTCAAAGTCTGAGCTTGTTGCCATGTTGGAG GAAGAAGAACTAAAGAAAGCCATTTTAGTTGTGTTTGCAAATAAACAAGATATGGAACAGGCTATGACTCCTACGGAGATGGCAAATGCACTTGGACTTCCAGCTCTGAAGGATCGAAAATGGCAGATATTCAAAACATCTGCAACCAAAGGCACTGGACTTGATGAGGCAATGGAGTG GTTGGTGGAGACTTTGAAGAGCAGACAGTGA